The Lolium rigidum isolate FL_2022 chromosome 1, APGP_CSIRO_Lrig_0.1, whole genome shotgun sequence region CTACTATGTTAAATAATGTGCAGAATATACTAGATGGAGTAGAGTATAGGATGTTTTCACTAATCACCTACTCAGATGAGAGTGGAATACCGTTGGCACTAAATATAAATGGATGGCAAGGAGCCTAGCATTCCTGTCCGGCTGTCCCCTGTCTATTGTAAACAGCATGGTTATTCTGATGCACCTCAATACTTGTCCCAGGCTACCAGTTTGCATGGAAACTGGATGTCCATGCAACCTGCTTCGTTATCTAGAAATATCTTGTTGTACGGACTAGATAGAATGCATATTAACCTCCTTCATTAGCTAGACATATTTTTTCGTACAGACTAGATAGAATGCCTATGTTAtcatcacctgtttactcatttaTCTTTGCACTTACGTGCACTCTGCAGATAGTTGACTCTCTTCGTTCAGGCACTTGGTTCTGGTTTTTTGGCTGTACTCAGAGGATTGCGACATGATTGAGAGTTTGGGTGATTCAGCCccattgcctagtttactttagttCTAATCTGGTGAACCACTGGTCTCAACTCTTTGGCCAAGTTTTCTTGTCAGCATAACCTGTTAATGAGATGGATGTCAGTGCTGCTTCTGGACACCTACTGCTGCAATGGTTTTTGATAATCCTTTTGATTTCGTCGCACTTTATAATTGGTGTGTGACAACCTTAATTTGCATGCTGTTCTGGCTTGAGACCGCTTACAAAAGATACCTAGAGAATAATAATAGCTATTAGTATGTCTTACTATTTATTTCTGTCAAAACTCTTTCCCAAAACAAAACAGAGGAAGGCTGTCACATTTTTTTCTGGGAGGCGTGCTATCATTCTGAATTAATACCAGGTTTCACCTCAGCATATATAGAACTAGTGGATTTGAAAATTACATTCAATTGCTACACAGTTTCTTTTTTGCATATGCAAGTATTTTAAAATGCCCATCATCTAGTTTTTTTACTGAATGTCAACAAACTTACTGAATGCACAAGTACAAAGAAAATAAACGGGTGTGCGTAATCCTAAGCAATGTTAAATATCTACGTCTCATTTGTTAGAATACAGAGTAATCTCTTTATTACTCTCATCTAATAACATAAACTAATATGTTTTGAACACTAAATTTATTTGAGGTTTCATTATTCTCTTAGATATCTATGTGGCAGCCTCTCACTCGCTTTAAACACTGCTCTCACACCGTCTTGCTGATGGGGAAGAAAAATGGCAGGACGTTAAATATCTATGTCTCAAGTAAGCTGATGCTACTAGTTGTTATGTCAACTAAAAAATGACATGGTGTTTGTTACTGTATTGTGTGTATCTGTTTTACTCTCTCTTGATAACTTGACACATGatattttttgttaagtatacgaTCTGGTGTTTGTTTGTTCTGTACTTGTCTCCATCACCATTTTTTCTCTATTATGTTCAGAGTTCAGAGGATTTAGTGACTTTTGTCAGTGCATGTCGCTTTGCAATTCATGTTCCTACGTAAGCTTTCCTCAGGCTGTTACATATCTCTACTATTTTGCCTGTAACTAGATCTGCTTGCTTGCTTGGTCTTATTATTGAACAGGGTTAGGTAGCATACTAGCATGGCCTGGTAATTGGTTTTTGTATATTTGTGTCATATCACAAAATTGGTAATTAGTTATGATGCACTCTTCTTGGCCTGTAGATACCACCTAAAATTATGCATATGATCTGTGCATAGGGCTTCCCTGATCTTCGATTGATAAATTGGAATCCACAGTGGCGACATCTCATCATGTTATGCATCATTTTACAAACAAGTTTATGATTGGTTTCATAATTTTCGATAGCATGAGACTGTTGCTGTTCTTTTAGTTCTAGCAGCCCTGATGGATTGGCTGTGTCAGATACTAAGATTATGTTCTTTGTATAGTGCTTCTATGATTTTCGGTTGATAAATTAGAATCCACTAGGCCAACTTCTCATGCGCACGCCACTTGTCAATAATTTTTCAAACTTGGGTTGCCAAACTTGGTGTGATTTATATAATGCAAAGCATTGCATGAATAGAAAAGAGCAGCTATTTCTTGGCTTGTCAATCATGTAACGGTGTCGCTCATTAGATGGCAGCGTGTTTGAGTACGGACATTGAAGTGGGAATATTCGTTTTGTGTTTATTGCCTTGATTTTGTGAACTCCActagtatctttttttttttggattgaaGGTAATTAACTTATCTGCATATTTTAAAAAGGAAAGGTTATGGTTTCTTCACACCAAGGGCTCACAAAATGCATTTCGAGGAGCATCATATTCTATAGCTGTTCTGGTCATTTTCAAAAATGTCTGTTGCACACGTTGGCCACAAATCATTTGCATATTTGACATGATAAGCTTTGCATCCAGAATTTCAAATATCTTCGCTAACTGCTTATGCTGGTGGAGGAATAGTGATAACCTCCAGTGCTATCACTTTCAGTTTGATTACAACCTGCATTATGCCTAgaaaatcatggcttctagtttctgCAAATTGTGATTTGTAACCAGCAATGCCATTTTGAGTTTTGACCTCTATGTTACCAATAGTTCCTGTACGACGTCATGCGACCTTGTATCCTGTGTAATTCTAGTTCAATGTTCCCTTTTTTTTCCTGTCAATGAAGGCAATTCATTGTGTCAGGAATTCTTTGTTACTTGTGCCTGTGTCCAGGCGAAGTGGTTTTGGCTTGTCCGTCGATGCAGTAGCTGCAGTTctatgatgatatgcttgatcgATGTTGTATCTGCATATGTACACTGGCGACTAGTCTTTCATTCCCAACACCATTGTCATATTCTGTACAAGTGTCATATTCGATTTCGACATCCTCTATGAATTTAAGGTTTGTTCCATACTTTGCTCCTTTTGATTTATGTTTCCAACATAGAAGGTTTTGCACCGCAAGCACGAAGGTAGGCGTCTCTGATGAGGTGCAtctcggcggcggcctccttcatGCTCATCCGCTCGTACGGCGCTCGCCGGCAGCAGTTGAGCCCGACCCTGACGGCGGAGACCAGGCAGTCCCGCGCCGTGACACGCACCTCGCTGTCCTCGGACAACGACGACACAGTCGACACGGTCGAGATTGAAATTGCAACGTCGTCAGGCTCCTCGATCGGCAGCAGCGCCGGGTCAAGGACCTGCTCGATTCTCTCCGGGAACGCCGCCGTGACGAACTCCGGCAGCGTCCGGCCTTCCCCGAACCCGCCCTCCGTCGGCGCCTTGCCAACGAGGATCTCGAGGAGCGTGATGCCGAAACTGTACGCGTCACCGGCGGCGGACACGCTCCCTGTCGTGCCATACTCTGCACACCACAACACAGGAGTTTCAGACACGATCGACTAGTCATGGTGACATGAAATTGTTAACAACGAAGAAAATAAGCAGTTAACAGTTACCTGGTGCGACGTAGCCGATCGTGCCTCTGATGCCGATGGTGCTCTCCGTGTTCCCCGCACCGGCGGCGGGGTCAAGGAGCAGCAGCTTGGCGAGGCCAAAATCGCCGATGCGGGCCGTCATGTCGTCGTCGAGGAGGACGTTGCCAGGCTTCAGGTCGCAGTGCACGATCGGCGGGTCGCAGCTGTCGTGGAGGTAGCTCAGCCCGTCGGCGATGTCCACCGCGATGCCGAGCCTCTGCACCAAGCTCAGGCCGCCACGCTTGCGCAGGTCCGCAGGACCCGGGTGCAGCCACCGGTCGAGGCTGGAGTTGGGCATGAAGTCGAACACGAGGGCCCTGAactcgccgccggccgcgtccacgCTGGAGCAGCAGGTGATGATGCTGATCAGGTTCCGGTGCCGCGCGCTCCGCAGCGTCTCGCACTCCGACAGGAACGTCTTGGACGCGCCCACCTGCCGGaggtcgaacaccttcaccgccacggcgacggcctcgtgcgccgccgccggcttCTTTTTCGCCTTGTTGAGGAAGAGCGTGCCGCGGTACACGGAGCCGAACTTCCCGGCGCCGACGAGGTTGGCCTCCGCGAAGCCGTCGGTGGCTTTGGCCAGCTCGGCGTAGGAGACCCTCGGATAGAAGTTGCCGTCGACCACGCTGCGGATGCATGCCGCTGTGGTTTCTGTACCGGACTTTGTCTTGcgccgccgccagaggagggTCAATAGTATGGCCAGGCACAGAGCGGCACCGATGATGGGCAGAGCGATCTTGAGTAACATGTTGGTGCCTCGGGTGGAACCGGAGTCCGCTAGTGACCGGCACCGAGGAAGCCTGAGCTGCGGAGCGCCGCCGCATAGTGCGCTGTTGCCGGCCATGTTGAACCCTGTTTTGTTCGCGAACACGCCATGCAGCGGTACCTGGCCGTCGAGGTTGTTGTCGGACACGTCGAGCTCGATCAGGGAGGTCAAGTTCTCCAAGCCCGCTGGTACGCCGCCCGACAGGTCGTTCCGCGAGAGGTCCAGCTCCTGCAGCCCCGACATCTGGCCGACCTCcggcgggatggcaccggtcaaccTATTGCTCGACAGGTTGAGACTCCTGAGCCCCTTCAACCTGCTCAACGACGGCGGGATACTTCCGGTGAATAGGTTGCCGTCCAACTCGAGGAACTCCAAGCTCTGGCAGCTCCCGAGCTCTGCCGGTACGTCGCCAACGAAGCGGTTCCCGGAGAGCACCATCCGCGCGAGCTTCACGAGCTGGCCTACCTCTCGCGGCAGAACACCGTCCAGCTGGTTACCGGACAGGTCAATCGCCGAAGAAAGTGCCGAGAGGCCGCTGAACAGTTCTATGGGAACGTGGCCAACGAACCCGTTGCGGGAGAGGTTGAGCAGCGTCAGTCGCTGCAGGTTTCCGAGGCTGGGAGGAATCGATCCGTTCAACGAGTTGCCGCTCAGGTCGAGTCTAAGGAG contains the following coding sequences:
- the LOC124663636 gene encoding probable LRR receptor-like serine/threonine-protein kinase At3g47570; translated protein: MATPVVAKVFLLSLLWLAAAEGTDRDVLLAFKAAVTSDPTGALRSWTNDTAGAAASVCRWAGVNCSSAGRVTSLDVSSRGIEGTLSPAVGDLEYLDFLNLTDNALSGSIPASLGKLKRLSFLSLCDNVFSGEIPGALGGAENLTVLYLNGNRLTGGVPAWLGAMPMLVYLTLNQNALTGTIPLELANLTTIQMLRLDENFLEGDIPDVLTRLPRLQMLNVYGNRLTGEIPRGFFNMSSLQGFSLAKNAFHGELPRDAGARSPNLMYLYLGGNQLSGPIPASLANATKLQFLSLANNNFSGQVPVEIGRLCLYSLQLSGNELTATDAGGWEFLDNLTNCNALYEIIFGDNNLSGALPSSIARLSPQFRTLSLAGNRISGVIPPGIANVVGLQTLDIQYNLLTGVIPDGIGKLKGLQELQLQGNKLTGPVPYSMGNLTSLLRLDLSGNSLNGSIPPSLGNLQRLTLLNLSRNGFVGHVPIELFSGLSALSSAIDLSGNQLDGVLPREVGQLVKLARMVLSGNRFVGDVPAELGSCQSLEFLELDGNLFTGSIPPSLSRLKGLRSLNLSSNRLTGAIPPEVGQMSGLQELDLSRNDLSGGVPAGLENLTSLIELDVSDNNLDGQVPLHGVFANKTGFNMAGNSALCGGAPQLRLPRCRSLADSGSTRGTNMLLKIALPIIGAALCLAILLTLLWRRRKTKSGTETTAACIRSVVDGNFYPRVSYAELAKATDGFAEANLVGAGKFGSVYRGTLFLNKAKKKPAAAHEAVAVAVKVFDLRQVGASKTFLSECETLRSARHRNLISIITCCSSVDAAGGEFRALVFDFMPNSSLDRWLHPGPADLRKRGGLSLVQRLGIAVDIADGLSYLHDSCDPPIVHCDLKPGNVLLDDDMTARIGDFGLAKLLLLDPAAGAGNTESTIGIRGTIGYVAPEYGTTGSVSAAGDAYSFGITLLEILVGKAPTEGGFGEGRTLPEFVTAAFPERIEQVLDPALLPIEEPDDDSEVRVTARDCLVSAVRVGLNCCRRAPYERMSMKEAAAEMHLIRDAYLRACGAKPSMLET